One Mauremys mutica isolate MM-2020 ecotype Southern chromosome 9, ASM2049712v1, whole genome shotgun sequence DNA segment encodes these proteins:
- the HTR2B gene encoding 5-hydroxytryptamine receptor 2B: MSEQNTIPEYILLGTKMSYPLNGYGSGNGSLTQLSVTGEFKQNYLNDEQGNRPRWAALLILMVIIPTIGGNILVILAVSLEKKLQYATNYFLMSLAVADLLVGLFVMPIALIIILFDNAWPLPPDLCPVWLFLDVLFSTASIMHLCAISLDRYVAIKKPIQASQYNSRATALIKITVVWLISIGIAIPIPIRGIEDGDGSSTNITCALTPDRFRDFILYGSLAAFFVPLAIMIVTYFLTIQVLRKKAYLINKPPQRLTWSTVSTVFQRDITPGSSPEKVAMLDGSRKDKVMPSTNEEIFIRRMSTAGKKSVQTISNEQRASKVLGIVFFLFLLMWCPFFITNITSVLCDSCSQEVIQRLMEIFVWIGYVSSGVNPLVYTLFNKTFREAFGRYITCNYRTAKPMKALRKCSSRMSFRNSMAENSKLFMMHGMRNGISPVMYQSPMRLHSSPIQSSSAILLDTLLLTENEVDKTEEQVSYV; the protein is encoded by the exons ATGTCTGAGCAAAACACAATTCCTGAATACATCCTGCTGGGCACAAAGATGTCCTATCCCTTAAACGGGTATGGATCTGGCAATGGATCTTTGACACAGCTCTCAGTAACAGGAGAATTCAAACAGAACTACCTGAATGACGAACAGGGGAACAGACCACGGTGGGCAGCTCTGCTGATCCTAATGGTTATAATCCCCACCATCGGGGGGAATATACTTGTTATACTAGCTGTGTCCCTggagaaaaagttgcaatatgcCACAAATTATTTCCTAATGTCCTTGGCGGTGGCAGACTTGCTGGTTGGATTGTTTGTGATGCCGATTGCCCTTATCATCATACTGTTTG ATAACGCATGGCCGCTTCCACCTGACTTGTGCCCTGTCTGGCTATTTCTTGATGTCCTCTTTTCCACAGCCTCCATTATGCATCTCTGCGCCATCTCACTGGACCGTTACGTTGCCATAAAAAAGCCAATCCAGGCCAGCCAATACAACTCGCGGGCTACAGCTCTCATCAAAATAACTGTGGTGTGGCTCATTTCAATAG GCATTGCCATTCCAATCCCGATCAGAGGTATAGAGGACGGAGACGGCAGCTCTACAAACATCACATGTGCCCTGACACCCGATCGTTTTCGTGACTTCATCCTATACGGGTCGCTAGCTGCATTCTTTGTTCCGCTTGCAATTATGATAGTCACTTACTTTCTGACCATACAAGTGCTTCGTAAGAAGGCCTACTTGATCAACAAGCCACCTCAGCGCCTAACCTGGTCCACCGTGTCTACAGTATTCCAACGGGATATAACACCCGGCTCATCACCTGAAAAGGTGGCCATGTTAGATGGCTCCAGAAAGGACAAGGTTATGCCCAGCACAAATGAAGAGATATTCATACGCAGAATGTCCACTGCTGGAAAGAAGTCTGTGCAGACCATCAGCAATGAACAAAGGGCCTCAAAAGTCCTGGGGattgtattttttcttttcttgttgaTGTGGTGCCCATTCTTTATAACAAACATAACTTCAGTTCTGTGTGACTCCTGTAGCCAGGAAGTTATTCAAAGGCTCATGGAGATATTTGTTTGGATAGGATATGTATCTTCAGGAGTGAACCCTCTAGTCTACACGCTCTTCAACAAGACATTCAGGGAGGCATTTGGCAGGTACATCACCTGCAATTATCGGACCGCAAAGCCAATGAAGGCTCTTCGGAAATGCTCTAGCAGGATGTCCTTCAGAAATTCAATGGCAGAAAACTCCAAACTCTTTATGATGCATGGGATGCGAAATGGGATTAGTCCCGTTATGTACCAGAGCCCAATGAGGCTTCACAGTTCACCAATCCAATCATCGTCAGCCATTCTATTGGACACATTGCTGCTCACAGAGAATGAAGTTGATAAAACAGAAGAACAAGTGAGCTACGTATAA